In bacterium, the following proteins share a genomic window:
- a CDS encoding GAF domain-containing protein: MAEIIKWPVVLVTPGEDELPLLAELSARRDARIVAVLDPVGTSIGAGLAEIMGLPVIATLAELPPGGARWLVHPPLNDLVASLVDEAAALGLEPVLARDFADQVSGPRLAAAPLEATETDFEEALSGLTRAAARTGQAADLEFLELETAAIHRTLSRIEEALDREALLRWLLGLATRATGATSGSIMLLDHEADELYVAFAYGLSQSTMHRTRVRLGEAVAGRVARTRQAELVCGPIHPGADRDRADLQSAVCAPILWDGSVLGVINVCTAEGEPSLDRDAVTTLESLTHRFGLILDRFLHIQSTGDRLLLREVEERFTRDTGLPETLASTLCAWATDIREVAGADQVRLDILTSDGDLFCATPEGTQYEAPPGDIKGEVLSRGRPRVLHGGEAFALHGNDGRETTVFHLPVGRDPLRALLSLTFSSASRAHHFHGVSSEILLLLNRHLTGFLDRAATADQLDRLTTLAAALSELGAAPGGAATGERVLAAARRLTGAGQALLLTGEEMLAPGPGETETPEQELRREAARLLNDAGRGGWQTTVLEATLGTSDPAPRSVLAVPLGGSDAFPGLVLLDKRRLHPLDGASFTEFDALFARRLLPLLADRMRRRPEFDPGDTEALADCLEPVMPDLASTVIAAAATRGALAEILRREMDRCDRYHTMLGLAAFRPNGPGVTRHAEPAELVSAIERHLRSSDHIACLEDGTVLVIVPEDIQSLPRLMKRVCELMRNLAGQPALDVRNASRVYPGGGDTPEKLLQAVLAALA, translated from the coding sequence TTGGCCGAGATCATCAAATGGCCGGTCGTCCTGGTCACGCCGGGGGAGGATGAACTGCCCCTGCTGGCGGAGCTGTCCGCGCGTCGCGATGCGCGGATCGTCGCCGTGCTCGATCCGGTCGGCACGTCCATCGGCGCGGGCCTGGCCGAGATCATGGGGCTGCCCGTGATCGCCACGCTGGCCGAGCTGCCGCCGGGCGGCGCGCGCTGGCTGGTGCACCCGCCGCTGAACGACCTCGTGGCCTCTCTGGTCGACGAAGCAGCCGCGCTGGGGCTGGAGCCGGTGCTGGCCCGCGATTTCGCCGACCAGGTCTCGGGCCCGCGGCTGGCAGCAGCGCCGCTCGAGGCGACCGAGACGGACTTCGAAGAGGCGCTCTCCGGCCTGACGCGTGCTGCGGCCCGCACGGGCCAGGCGGCCGACCTGGAATTCCTCGAGCTGGAGACGGCGGCCATCCACCGCACGCTCAGCCGCATCGAGGAGGCGCTCGACCGCGAGGCCCTGCTGCGCTGGCTGCTCGGCCTGGCCACGCGCGCCACCGGCGCCACCAGCGGCTCGATCATGCTGCTCGACCACGAGGCCGACGAACTGTACGTGGCGTTCGCCTACGGGCTGAGCCAGAGCACGATGCACCGCACGCGCGTGCGCCTGGGCGAGGCCGTGGCTGGCCGCGTCGCCCGTACGCGCCAGGCCGAGCTGGTCTGCGGTCCGATCCACCCCGGGGCCGATCGCGACCGCGCCGACCTGCAGTCGGCCGTGTGCGCCCCGATCCTCTGGGACGGCAGCGTGCTCGGCGTCATCAACGTCTGCACGGCCGAGGGCGAACCTTCGCTCGACCGCGACGCCGTCACCACGCTCGAGAGCCTGACGCACCGCTTCGGGCTCATCCTCGACCGCTTCCTGCACATCCAGAGCACGGGCGACCGCCTGCTGCTGCGCGAGGTGGAGGAGCGCTTCACCCGCGACACCGGGCTGCCCGAGACGCTGGCCAGCACGCTGTGCGCCTGGGCGACGGACATCCGCGAAGTGGCGGGCGCCGACCAGGTGAGGCTCGACATCCTCACCTCGGACGGCGACCTGTTCTGCGCCACGCCCGAGGGCACGCAGTACGAGGCGCCGCCGGGCGACATCAAGGGCGAGGTGCTCAGCCGCGGCCGCCCGCGCGTGCTGCACGGCGGCGAGGCATTCGCGCTCCACGGCAACGACGGCCGCGAGACGACCGTGTTCCACCTGCCGGTGGGGCGCGATCCGCTGCGGGCGCTGCTCAGCCTGACGTTTTCGTCGGCCTCGCGTGCGCATCACTTCCACGGCGTGAGTTCCGAGATCCTGCTGCTGCTGAACCGCCACCTGACCGGGTTCCTCGATCGCGCCGCCACGGCCGACCAGCTCGACCGTCTGACCACGCTGGCCGCTGCGCTTTCCGAACTGGGCGCGGCGCCCGGCGGCGCGGCCACCGGCGAACGCGTGCTGGCCGCGGCCCGGCGCCTGACCGGCGCCGGCCAGGCCCTGCTGCTGACCGGCGAGGAGATGCTGGCCCCGGGCCCGGGCGAGACCGAGACGCCCGAACAGGAACTGCGGCGCGAGGCGGCGCGGCTGCTGAACGACGCCGGCCGCGGCGGCTGGCAGACCACGGTGCTGGAGGCGACGCTCGGCACCTCCGACCCGGCGCCGCGCTCGGTCCTGGCCGTGCCCCTTGGCGGCAGCGACGCCTTCCCCGGCCTGGTGCTGCTGGACAAGCGCCGGCTGCACCCGCTCGACGGCGCCTCGTTCACCGAGTTCGACGCCCTCTTCGCGCGTCGCCTGCTGCCGCTTCTGGCGGACCGCATGCGCCGCCGTCCCGAGTTCGACCCAGGTGACACCGAGGCGCTGGCCGACTGCCTCGAGCCGGTGATGCCCGACCTGGCGAGCACGGTCATCGCGGCGGCGGCCACGCGCGGCGCGCTGGCGGAGATCCTGCGCCGCGAAATGGATCGCTGCGACCGCTACCACACCATGCTCGGCCTCGCGGCGTTCCGGCCGAACGGCCCGGGCGTCACGCGCCATGCCGAGCCGGCCGAACTGGTCTCGGCCATCGAGCGCCACCTGCGCAGCAGCGACCACATCGCCTGCCTGGAGGACGGCACCGTGCTGGTCATCGTGCCGGAAGACATCCAGTCGCTGCCGCGCCTGATGAAGCGCGTCTGCGAGCTGATGCGGAACCTCGCCGGCCAGCCCGCGCTTGACGTGCGCAACGCCTCGCGGGTGTACCCC